The Paenibacillus sp. 481 DNA window TGCATATTCGCATTTAACGTGGGATCAAATGAGAGATATGAAGCAGAATGGTATGTCGTTCTTCAATCATACATACAACATGCATAAGCAAGTGGATGTGGGAAAAGGAAAAAAAGGGGCGCTGCTAAGCAACCGGATTTATTTGGAGCATACGAGGCGTCTGGAAACGGAAGCGGAGTACAAGCGGCGTATTCAAGCCGACCTTGTATTTATGGAAAAACGCCTCCAGCAGGAGTTGGGCCAGCAGCCGATGCTGCTTGCATTTCCGTACGGAGCATATAACAGTACCGTGCTTAAAATGGGTGAAGCGCTCGGATTCAAGCTGTTCTTCTCTCTGCATGAGGGAATTAATGACCGCCATACACGCAACGTGAAGCGAATTAATGCGGGAAGTCCAAACATTTCGGCAGAGCAGTTGTTAGCTAAAATGAAAAAATATCACCAAAAACAGGCCGCTCGTTAATCGAGCGGTCTTATTTTATGCTGCCAGTATTGTTTAGATCATGTAATAAAAATAGCTTTATATAAACTTTATTGTT harbors:
- a CDS encoding polysaccharide deacetylase family protein yields the protein MREKCKKISYAALSIILCFTLGLFPTHKSEAKQQAYYKDKVIVLLYHHVADQFHPTKPKGSTVLTKQFRSHLKALQDNGYEVISMDDYIQFALHDKPVPDNAVLLTFDDGYESFYTKAYPILQQYEMPATHFIVGYDTDLYNSDAYSHLTWDQMRDMKQNGMSFFNHTYNMHKQVDVGKGKKGALLSNRIYLEHTRRLETEAEYKRRIQADLVFMEKRLQQELGQQPMLLAFPYGAYNSTVLKMGEALGFKLFFSLHEGINDRHTRNVKRINAGSPNISAEQLLAKMKKYHQKQAAR